The Ralstonia sp. RRA genomic interval GCTGCGCATCGTGCAGTTGGCGCTGTTCGGCACGTTCAACTCGATGCAGTTCACTGCCATGAACACGCTCACGCTCAAAGACCTGAGTGGGCCGCATGCCAGCTCGGGCAACAGCATGCTCTCCATGGTGATGATGTTGTCAATGAGCCTGGGGGTGGCCGCGGCCGGCGCGTTGCTCACGGGCTTTACCGACTTTACCGTCGGGCCGGAAGGGCGCGATACGCTGGCGGCCTTCCACAAGACCTTCGTCTGCGTCGGCTTCATGACCGCGGCGGCGGCGTGGATCTTCGCGCAGCTTTCGCACGCAGAGCCCGCGCAGGTGCTCAAGCGGGCTGAGGTGGACGTCGAGTGATCACTTCTGCCAGTAGCCGCGCATCTTCTTGGTGAGATCGACTTTGGCGGCGGCGCGGGCTTCGGCTGCTGGGTCCGCACCGGGTTCGGGCGGCGGCCAGGCACAGGCCTCGAACAACGGCAGCAGCGCAGGCGGAATGAAGCGCGTGCGCGACGCATAGATGTGCCGGTCGCCATTGGGCGTCTGCTGCGTGACATAGAAGCGCTGCGGCACCAGGATGTCCAGGTGCTCGCGCGCACGCGTCATGGCCACGTAGAGCAGGCGGCGCTCTTCTTCCAATTCCTCGTGCGAACCGGCGCCCAGGTCGGCAGGCATGCAGCCATCCACGGCGTTGAGCACGTACACCGCCTTCCACTCCTGGCCCTTTGACGAGTGAATGGTGGAGAGGATCAGGTAATCCTCATCGCGATATGGGGCGCCGGATTCATCGCTGGTCAGCTCGGGTGGGTCGAGCGTCATCTCCGTCAGGAAGCGCTCGCGCGTGGCGTAGGTGGCGGCCATGCGGGCGAGCTGGTCCAGATCGCCCTGGCGTACGGCGGCATCGTCGTGCAGGCGTTCCATGTGCGGCGTGTACCAGGTGCCCACGGCTTCGAGTTCGCTCGCCCATTCCAGGCTGTCTTTCGGTGCGCGCAGCTGTTGCATGAGCGCCATCAACGCGGTCCAGTCACCGGCCAGGCGGGCGGGGGGCTCGTACGCGAGCAGCGCTGCAATCGGGTCCACCGCTTCGGCCATGGCGTCGAGCACGCGTGCGGCAGTGGCGGGGCCTGCGCCCGGCAGCAACTGGATCACGCGAAACCCGGCGATGCGGTTGCGCGGGTTCTCGGCCCAGCGCAGCACCGAGAGCACATCCTTCACGTGCGACGCTTCGAGAAATTTCAGCCCGCCGTATTTCACGAAGGGGATGTTGCGGCGGGTGAGTTCGATCTCCAGCGGCGCACTGTGGCTGGCCGTGCGGAACAGCACCGCTTGCGATTTCAATGCGAGCCCGCCTTCACGCTGATGCAGCACCTGCTCGGCCACGCAGCGCGCCTGCTCGGCTTCATCGCGCACCGAGATTAGCCGCGGGCGATGTGTGGATGCGCGGTCTGTCCACAGCGTCTTGGCAAAGCGCTCCGTGGCGAAGCGCATCACGCCATTCGACGCATCGAGAATCGGTTGTGTCGAGCGGTAATTGCGCTCCAGCAGCACCGTATGCGCCGGCCGGGTGAAATGGCGCGGGAAGTCGAGGATGTTGCGCACCGTCGCCGCGCGAAATGCGTAGATCGACTGCGCATCGTCGCCCACCACCGTCACGCCACGGCCGTCCGGGCGCAGCGCACGCAGGATGGATGACTGCAGCCGGTTGGTGTCCTGGTATTCGTCGACGAGGATGTGGTCGAAGCGCGCGCCGATCTCGGCGGCCAGTTCGGCATCGGATACCATCGCGTGCCAGTACAGCAGCAGGTCGTCGTAGTCGAGCACGTGCTGCGCCTGTTTGGCTTCCACGTAGGCGTCGAACAGTGTGCGCAGCGGTGTTTCCCACATCGCGCACCACGGAAAGTGGTGCTTGAGCACGGCGTTGAGTGGGCTCTCCGCATTGATGGCGCGCGAGTATATGGCCAGGCAGGTCTGCTTGAGCGGGAAGCGGCGCTCCTTGGTCGACAGGTTCAGCTCGTGGCGTACGACGTTGAGCAGATCGGCAGAATCGCTGCGGTCGTGGATGGTGAAATCGGGGGCGAGGCCGACGCGCTCGGCGTATTCGCGCAGCAGGCGCGCGCCGATGCCGTGGAACGTGCCGGCCCAGGGCAGGGTGGTCTGGTACGACGTGCCGGCAGCATTGAGGATGCTGTTGGTGCGTTCGCCTTGCATGGCGCGCGCCAGCAGATGGCCGGCGCGATTGGACAACTCGCTCGCAGCCCGGCGCGAGAACGTCAGCAGCAGGATGCGTTGCGGATCCGCCCCGTTGGCGACCAGGTGTGCGACGCGCCAGCCCAGCGTGTGTGTCTTACCCGATCCGGCGCCGGCCAGCACGAGCAGCGGCCCGGTCTCAGCCGCATCCGCCCCGGAAATGCCGAACTCGACCGCCTGGCGCTGCTGGTCGTTCAGTTGGGCCAGGTAACCCGGGGTGACCGGGTCATTGGCGGTGTCAGGGTTGGGAGAAGCGGAAAGCACGGCGGGGGCGTCACAGAAAATAACTGTATAAATATACAGCACTGTGCTATCCGTCGATCAAAAGCGAGAACGGTGATGTCACACCCTTGCAACGGGCGCGACACCACCGTGTTTGCGCACGGCAAGACCCGCTTGCGTGCGTCAGACCTGCTTAGTGGCGTTGTTGCACGTACCGCTGCACATCACTGATCGAGGCTTGGCCTGATTGCGCGGTGTCGATCTGGTCAAAGTGCTTTGCCACATAGCCCAGACCGCTGGCTTGGGCTTGCGCTTTGGTGATCGAACCACCCTTGCTCAGCGCCGCGTTTGCACTCAGCCGTTTCACAATGCGCTGCTGGGCCTCCTGCTGCAGTTGGTCGCCGGTGGTCGCGAGCTTCAACCCTGCGCTCGAGTTTTCGATGGCGGTGGTTTCAACCGCATCCGCAAAGTAATTCAGGATGGACGATTGCTGCACGATGCCGGTGTGGTGCACGCCCGCCGATTCCAGCGCCAGCGCCAGCATGTTGGTGCGCGGAGTGCCGTACGACTCGCCGTACAGATAGATCGGCGATCTGCTGCGGCTGTTCACCGTCAGGTAGCACTGGATGAAGTCGTTGTATGGGCGTACAGCCGGCAAGACGACCGCCGGCATGTACCCGGTGGCACATGGTATTGCGGTGCCAGAGGTTCTCCCTAAGATGGTTCTACGGGACATCAACCATCATCTGCGCAAGGGGATGTGTCATGCGATACGAAGCGGGTCATGCATCGCACTTCAACCGATGGGTTTCATGTCTGATATGGCTGGCTGCTGTCGTGCTGTCGCCCATGGCGGTGGCACAGGCGCTGCAACCGGACACCCAAGGTCGGATCGAGTTCAACAGCTTCACCCCCAAGACCATGTTCGATCTGGCGCGCGAGCGTCGGCAGAATTGGCCTGAGCAGAAAATCTGGGGAGACTTGTCGTTGCCCAAGACGGATGCCGCCAAGGTGCCCGCCATCGTGCTCGTGCACGGCAGCAGTGGTGTGGAACCCGCCATGGCGCAATGGGTGCAGGCACTCAACGAGGTCGGCGTCGCCACCTTTGTCATCTACATCTTCGAACCGCGCGGCGTGAAACGCACCGTGGAAGACCAGACGCGCGTGCCCCACTCGGCCGACATGGTCGATGCCTACCAGGCGCTGCAACTGCTGGCGACCCACCCGCGCATCGACCCAGCGCGTATCGGCATCATGGGGTTCTCGCGTGGCGGTACGGTGGCCTTTCAGACGGAAGAAGAGCCGCTGCGGCGCGCCGTGATCAAGAGCGACCTCAAGTTTGCGCTGCACATTCCGGTGTATGCGGCGTGCAGCCAGGTGTACTGGTCGCCTGAATTGAGCCGC includes:
- a CDS encoding ATP-dependent helicase; translation: MLSASPNPDTANDPVTPGYLAQLNDQQRQAVEFGISGADAAETGPLLVLAGAGSGKTHTLGWRVAHLVANGADPQRILLLTFSRRAASELSNRAGHLLARAMQGERTNSILNAAGTSYQTTLPWAGTFHGIGARLLREYAERVGLAPDFTIHDRSDSADLLNVVRHELNLSTKERRFPLKQTCLAIYSRAINAESPLNAVLKHHFPWCAMWETPLRTLFDAYVEAKQAQHVLDYDDLLLYWHAMVSDAELAAEIGARFDHILVDEYQDTNRLQSSILRALRPDGRGVTVVGDDAQSIYAFRAATVRNILDFPRHFTRPAHTVLLERNYRSTQPILDASNGVMRFATERFAKTLWTDRASTHRPRLISVRDEAEQARCVAEQVLHQREGGLALKSQAVLFRTASHSAPLEIELTRRNIPFVKYGGLKFLEASHVKDVLSVLRWAENPRNRIAGFRVIQLLPGAGPATAARVLDAMAEAVDPIAALLAYEPPARLAGDWTALMALMQQLRAPKDSLEWASELEAVGTWYTPHMERLHDDAAVRQGDLDQLARMAATYATRERFLTEMTLDPPELTSDESGAPYRDEDYLILSTIHSSKGQEWKAVYVLNAVDGCMPADLGAGSHEELEEERRLLYVAMTRAREHLDILVPQRFYVTQQTPNGDRHIYASRTRFIPPALLPLFEACAWPPPEPGADPAAEARAAAKVDLTKKMRGYWQK
- a CDS encoding dienelactone hydrolase family protein, translated to MRYEAGHASHFNRWVSCLIWLAAVVLSPMAVAQALQPDTQGRIEFNSFTPKTMFDLARERRQNWPEQKIWGDLSLPKTDAAKVPAIVLVHGSSGVEPAMAQWVQALNEVGVATFVIYIFEPRGVKRTVEDQTRVPHSADMVDAYQALQLLATHPRIDPARIGIMGFSRGGTVAFQTEEEPLRRAVIKSDLKFALHIPVYAACSQVYWSPELSRAPMLNLVGADDDYVMPEPCEQLAKRYADAGVPVRTIRYDSARHGWDSTVALAYLGRATKATSCGVVRWDIDTWTVTAERTGEVIEPAKLRDFFAGCMSLGAHVGRNEAAYQKSRKDVQAFVREVFFPGH